From the genome of Desulfitobacterium chlororespirans DSM 11544, one region includes:
- the hisH gene encoding imidazole glycerol phosphate synthase subunit HisH has product MIGIVDYGRGNLRSVEKALWKLGYPAKVLESPDELMTVKGIILPGVGAFADAMAALEEKGWIQPLIHYAHSGKPFLGICLGMQVLFEVGEEHGEHKGLGLLPGRVVRFPAGRKIPHMGWNTLHQEKPCRLLEGIPDEAYFYFVHSYYVASEEQEILVGMSDYGVPFPALVGRDTVWGAQFHPEKSSPWGLKLLENFGKWVNEDATVSSHRS; this is encoded by the coding sequence ATGATAGGAATTGTCGATTATGGCCGCGGAAATTTGCGCAGTGTGGAAAAAGCCCTCTGGAAATTGGGATATCCGGCGAAGGTTCTGGAATCTCCCGATGAACTGATGACTGTGAAGGGCATCATTTTACCGGGAGTGGGAGCATTCGCCGATGCTATGGCAGCTCTTGAAGAAAAAGGATGGATTCAGCCCTTAATCCACTACGCCCATTCAGGAAAACCCTTCTTAGGGATTTGCCTCGGCATGCAAGTGCTTTTTGAGGTTGGGGAAGAGCATGGTGAGCATAAGGGATTGGGATTGCTCCCCGGGAGAGTGGTCAGATTCCCGGCCGGCCGCAAGATTCCTCATATGGGCTGGAATACCCTTCACCAGGAAAAGCCTTGCCGGCTTCTTGAGGGGATTCCCGATGAAGCTTATTTTTATTTTGTTCATTCCTACTATGTGGCCAGTGAGGAACAGGAGATTCTGGTTGGAATGAGCGACTATGGGGTGCCTTTTCCCGCTTTGGTTGGAAGAGATACGGTTTGGGGAGCGCAATTCCACCCTGAGAAGTCCAGTCCTTGGGGTCTTAAGCTATTGGAGAACTTTGGAAAGTGGGTGAATGAGGATGCGACTGTTTCCAGCCATCGATCTTAA
- the hisA gene encoding 1-(5-phosphoribosyl)-5-[(5-phosphoribosylamino)methylideneamino]imidazole-4-carboxamide isomerase translates to MRLFPAIDLKEGKAVRLLQGRMEDATVYGEQPVEVARNFKEQGADSLHVVDLDGAFAGKPVNDAVILQLIQSSGLRVQVGGGIRTLERIEELLKLGVERVILGTVAVRDPELVAKAVQRFGEAVVVGIDAKDGLVAVQGWAEKTEIKALDLALRMKEAGVKHLVFTDISRDGMLQGPNIQSTVELARLSGLQVVASGGVSRLEDLRLLQDEGNRGVSIEGAIVGKALYTGAFSLAEALRAVGQHGEGK, encoded by the coding sequence ATGCGACTGTTTCCAGCCATCGATCTTAAAGAGGGGAAAGCCGTCCGCCTGCTTCAGGGAAGAATGGAAGATGCTACTGTATATGGGGAGCAGCCGGTAGAAGTAGCCCGGAATTTTAAGGAGCAAGGAGCGGATTCTCTCCATGTGGTGGATTTGGACGGTGCCTTTGCCGGCAAGCCGGTTAATGATGCCGTGATCCTTCAACTTATTCAATCCTCCGGCCTGCGGGTACAGGTTGGCGGAGGGATTCGAACTCTGGAGAGAATAGAGGAGCTTCTGAAATTAGGGGTCGAAAGGGTTATCCTCGGTACAGTGGCTGTGCGCGACCCTGAGCTGGTGGCAAAGGCAGTGCAGCGTTTCGGGGAAGCCGTTGTGGTAGGAATTGATGCTAAGGATGGCCTGGTAGCGGTGCAGGGCTGGGCGGAGAAGACCGAGATCAAGGCTCTGGATTTGGCTTTGCGTATGAAGGAGGCCGGTGTTAAGCACCTGGTCTTTACGGATATTTCCCGTGACGGTATGCTTCAAGGTCCCAATATTCAAAGCACCGTTGAATTGGCCCGCCTAAGCGGTCTGCAGGTAGTGGCCTCAGGCGGGGTTTCCCGGCTGGAAGATCTCAGGCTGCTCCAGGATGAAGGGAATAGGGGTGTGTCCATTGAGGGGGCTATCGTGGGCAAGGCCCTTTACACCGGTGCCTTCTCTCTGGCGGAGGCCCTTAGGGCTGTTGGTCAGCATGGGGAAGGTAAATAA
- the hisF gene encoding imidazole glycerol phosphate synthase subunit HisF — protein sequence MLAKRIIPCLDVHEGRVVKGTNFVNLRDAGDPVELAALYDREGADELVFLDISASAEGRETMVDVVRRTAEQVFIPFTIGGGLRTVEDIRKVLRAGADKVSLNTSAVQTPGLIEEGAHAFGSQCIVMAIDARQTRPGAWEVYIHGGRTPTGKDVLQWAEEVERLGAGEILLTSMNRDGTKNGYDLELTRAVSRAVSLPVIASGGVGTLEHLAEGLTLGEADAVLAASIFHYREYSIGEAKAYLEERGIPVRKA from the coding sequence ATGCTAGCAAAACGGATTATACCTTGTCTGGATGTTCATGAGGGACGTGTGGTCAAAGGAACCAATTTCGTCAATCTCCGCGATGCCGGAGACCCGGTGGAATTGGCGGCTCTCTACGATCGAGAAGGGGCAGACGAATTGGTTTTTCTTGATATATCGGCATCAGCTGAAGGACGGGAGACCATGGTCGATGTGGTGCGCAGAACGGCGGAACAAGTGTTTATTCCTTTTACCATTGGCGGGGGACTGCGAACGGTGGAAGATATTCGCAAGGTGCTCAGGGCCGGGGCGGATAAAGTATCTTTGAATACGTCGGCTGTCCAGACTCCCGGGCTGATCGAGGAAGGGGCTCACGCTTTTGGCAGCCAATGTATCGTCATGGCTATCGATGCCCGGCAAACCCGTCCGGGAGCCTGGGAAGTCTATATCCATGGCGGGCGGACTCCCACCGGGAAGGATGTTTTGCAGTGGGCCGAGGAAGTGGAGCGTTTAGGCGCCGGTGAGATCCTGCTGACATCCATGAATCGGGACGGGACGAAAAATGGCTATGATTTGGAGCTGACCAGGGCTGTAAGCAGAGCTGTCTCTTTGCCGGTCATTGCCAGCGGCGGGGTAGGGACCCTGGAACATCTGGCGGAAGGGCTGACCTTGGGAGAGGCGGATGCGGTGTTGGCCGCTTCGATTTTCCATTACCGGGAATACAGCATTGGGGAGGCCAAGGCTTATCTGGAGGAGCGGGGCATTCCGGTGAGGAAGGCTTAG
- the hisIE gene encoding bifunctional phosphoribosyl-AMP cyclohydrolase/phosphoribosyl-ATP diphosphatase HisIE, with product MNTPNPKDLQTQLPQGIRWNADGLIPAIVQDVDTREVLMLAYMNEEALRLTLQEGRAWYYSRSRQSLWLKGETSGHTQEVVELRFDCDRDTILLTVRQKGVACHEGFYSCFHYGVQGEGYVTLGAPEEVPAMPLGRTMELLAEVIHSRNMERPEGAYTAYLFDKGLDKILKKVGEECAETIIAAKNSSAEEIRYEVSDLIYHVLVLLEERGVSLKAIAQELQSRRK from the coding sequence ATGAATACACCTAATCCTAAAGACTTACAGACCCAGCTCCCCCAAGGGATACGCTGGAATGCCGATGGTTTAATACCTGCCATCGTGCAGGATGTGGATACGAGAGAGGTTCTGATGCTGGCTTATATGAATGAAGAAGCGCTCAGGCTTACTCTTCAGGAGGGAAGGGCCTGGTATTACAGCCGCAGCCGTCAATCTCTGTGGCTGAAAGGAGAAACTTCAGGCCATACCCAGGAAGTTGTGGAGCTCCGCTTTGATTGTGATCGGGACACGATTCTGTTGACGGTCAGGCAAAAGGGTGTGGCTTGTCATGAAGGGTTTTACTCCTGCTTCCATTATGGAGTCCAAGGAGAAGGCTATGTAACTTTGGGAGCACCTGAAGAAGTCCCGGCAATGCCCTTGGGCAGGACCATGGAGCTGCTGGCGGAAGTCATTCATTCACGAAATATGGAACGTCCGGAAGGAGCTTATACAGCCTATCTGTTTGACAAAGGGCTTGATAAGATCCTCAAAAAGGTTGGAGAGGAATGCGCGGAGACCATCATTGCCGCCAAAAACAGCTCCGCTGAGGAAATTCGCTACGAAGTCTCAGACCTCATTTATCATGTTCTGGTCCTGTTGGAAGAACGGGGGGTAAGCTTAAAGGCTATTGCCCAGGAGTTGCAATCACGAAGAAAATAG
- a CDS encoding FAD:protein FMN transferase, whose protein sequence is MLQSTRLVTISNEEGLEIKELELLFDKKKRGRKKLSFVAVALITLGLLTACNGKPVQQEEVKKFESTDIAMGTVISQRVFGDNGQAAIDAALEKIKSLEALLTFNAPGGDVNKLNDYAGKQSVELQPETLLVLKEAQEVAELSGGAFDVTVGPIVKSWGIGTDNARIPSETELKELLPLVNYKNLLIEGNTAYLKQAGQMVDLGGIAKGYAGDAALEVYKQQGITSAFINLGGNVVTLGTKPDGSSWTVGVRNPRPAGEEDQIVGMISVADKAVVTAGDDQRYFEVDGVRYHHILNPHTGYPAQSDLMSVTLVTDSSLLADALDTAVYILGLEKGREMLENYGGVEAVFITRDKKIYVTDGLKDSFEFYDESKEYEFVKD, encoded by the coding sequence GTGTTACAGAGTACTAGGCTGGTCACTATAAGCAATGAAGAGGGTTTAGAGATAAAGGAGCTGGAGTTGTTGTTTGACAAGAAAAAGCGCGGAAGAAAAAAACTTTCGTTTGTAGCAGTTGCCTTGATAACACTGGGATTACTAACTGCATGCAATGGGAAACCTGTACAACAAGAAGAAGTTAAGAAGTTTGAAAGCACGGATATTGCCATGGGTACGGTAATATCGCAAAGAGTCTTTGGCGATAATGGACAGGCGGCGATTGATGCGGCACTGGAGAAGATAAAGAGTTTGGAAGCACTTTTGACCTTCAATGCTCCAGGGGGAGATGTCAATAAACTCAATGATTATGCTGGGAAGCAAAGTGTAGAACTCCAACCGGAGACCTTGCTGGTTTTGAAAGAAGCTCAGGAGGTAGCCGAACTCAGCGGCGGAGCCTTTGACGTGACTGTGGGTCCCATCGTGAAAAGCTGGGGGATTGGTACGGACAATGCCCGGATTCCTTCTGAGACAGAATTGAAAGAGCTGCTGCCTCTTGTTAATTATAAAAATCTGCTTATTGAGGGCAACACAGCCTATCTTAAACAAGCAGGCCAGATGGTGGACCTGGGTGGTATTGCCAAGGGGTACGCCGGAGATGCGGCACTTGAAGTCTATAAACAGCAAGGCATCACCTCAGCTTTTATCAACCTCGGCGGTAATGTGGTGACCTTGGGGACTAAGCCGGATGGCAGCTCCTGGACGGTAGGAGTGCGTAACCCTCGCCCTGCCGGTGAAGAGGATCAGATCGTGGGTATGATTTCTGTAGCGGATAAAGCGGTTGTGACGGCCGGTGATGATCAGCGTTATTTTGAAGTAGACGGGGTGCGCTATCACCATATTCTTAATCCTCACACAGGCTATCCGGCCCAATCGGATTTGATGAGCGTCACCTTGGTGACGGATTCCTCTTTGCTGGCTGATGCTCTGGATACGGCAGTATATATTCTCGGTTTAGAAAAAGGCCGGGAGATGCTCGAAAACTATGGCGGGGTGGAAGCGGTTTTTATCACCAGAGATAAAAAGATCTATGTCACAGATGGGTTAAAGGACAGCTTTGAATTTTATGACGAAAGCAAAGAGTACGAGTTCGTCAAAGATTGA
- a CDS encoding NusG domain II-containing protein, producing MQAEGKRKKGDLLIILVVLIIGVGAAVPWLWNQLNPGGGNGEHERIAVITRDGKEVARINLDKVTEPQHFHYEGGIALTIVAENGKIRFLESQCPDQICVKTGSLSKPGDFAACLPAGTIVTIEGDEYE from the coding sequence ATGCAAGCAGAAGGTAAAAGAAAAAAAGGTGATTTGCTCATTATTCTGGTTGTGCTCATCATCGGAGTTGGAGCGGCGGTGCCTTGGCTCTGGAATCAGCTTAATCCAGGTGGGGGGAATGGGGAACACGAACGCATTGCTGTGATTACCCGGGACGGCAAGGAAGTGGCCAGGATCAATCTGGATAAAGTCACTGAGCCTCAGCATTTCCATTATGAAGGCGGCATTGCCTTGACGATAGTTGCAGAGAATGGCAAGATTAGATTTTTAGAATCCCAATGCCCCGATCAAATCTGTGTAAAAACCGGATCTTTGAGCAAGCCCGGTGATTTCGCGGCCTGCTTGCCTGCGGGAACTATCGTGACCATTGAGGGTGATGAATATGAATAG
- a CDS encoding Gx transporter family protein, whose amino-acid sequence MNMNRNKRFAIIIILVTNAIIISFLESFIPVPIPVPGIKLGLGNIITMIAIAFLGLKDVLFIVVVRCFVVAILTRGVMMLAFSLTGGLLSALVMWLLYKKLSRFFSIKGVSIVGAIVHNTTQITVASFILGQVVVFYYLPILLISAVVTGLITGSIGELAINEVSKKDIFAKAAEPDVNGEEQIALKSEKDEGEDLPCAENKTGMIEQGEE is encoded by the coding sequence ATGAATATGAATAGAAATAAGCGCTTTGCCATAATTATCATCTTAGTTACCAATGCGATTATCATATCTTTTCTGGAATCGTTTATTCCTGTGCCCATTCCCGTGCCGGGGATTAAGCTGGGCCTGGGCAATATTATCACCATGATTGCCATTGCTTTTTTAGGGTTGAAGGATGTCTTATTTATCGTGGTAGTCCGGTGCTTCGTGGTGGCTATACTGACCCGGGGCGTGATGATGCTGGCCTTCAGTTTGACGGGAGGTCTTTTAAGCGCCTTGGTCATGTGGCTGCTTTACAAAAAACTTTCCAGATTTTTCAGCATTAAGGGAGTCAGCATTGTCGGAGCGATCGTTCACAATACGACCCAGATCACTGTAGCATCCTTCATCCTTGGTCAAGTGGTAGTGTTCTATTATTTGCCGATCCTTCTTATATCCGCGGTGGTTACAGGCTTGATCACCGGGAGCATAGGCGAATTGGCCATTAATGAAGTGAGCAAAAAGGACATTTTTGCCAAGGCTGCCGAACCTGATGTGAATGGGGAAGAACAGATTGCTTTAAAGAGTGAAAAGGATGAGGGCGAGGACCTTCCCTGTGCTGAGAATAAAACCGGGATGATAGAGCAGGGGGAAGAATAG
- a CDS encoding energy-coupling factor transporter transmembrane component T, translating to MAKDLTIMNSDEENKELNKAECFRMDGLIKLILAILLMVMPFWFQSSLSFGLLSAYLIMVAWMFKINLRTLMISGASFGIIVLIPYFFGLMMNAVFFHFSQNPMFAFQGFGAVFLRLFKIFVIWYISILYFHTTPMRTFIGMLDKFFLPLKKLGLPVQDYLKVIMCIVAQLKDTGSEVKKSLGDKMRTVVGEGKRKFKINVKGISQVIVNLIVDSFDKIDKIQEYVDKVSPEELYHYRFKFSLKDGGALASFLVLAVMIWLIENGIIL from the coding sequence ATGGCGAAGGATTTAACGATAATGAATTCTGATGAGGAAAATAAGGAGTTAAATAAGGCAGAATGCTTCAGGATGGATGGACTTATTAAGTTAATCCTGGCGATTCTGCTGATGGTTATGCCCTTTTGGTTCCAAAGCTCGTTAAGCTTTGGCCTTTTAAGTGCTTATTTAATCATGGTTGCCTGGATGTTTAAGATTAATTTGCGAACCTTAATGATCAGCGGAGCCTCCTTTGGGATTATCGTACTCATTCCCTATTTTTTTGGCCTGATGATGAATGCTGTCTTTTTCCACTTTTCCCAGAACCCAATGTTTGCTTTCCAAGGATTTGGAGCGGTTTTTCTAAGGCTTTTCAAGATTTTTGTGATTTGGTATATCAGCATCCTGTATTTTCATACCACCCCAATGAGGACTTTTATAGGAATGCTGGATAAGTTTTTCCTGCCGTTAAAAAAGCTGGGGCTGCCGGTTCAAGACTATTTGAAAGTCATCATGTGTATCGTAGCCCAGTTGAAAGATACAGGCTCTGAAGTGAAAAAGAGCCTGGGGGATAAGATGCGTACGGTGGTTGGAGAAGGAAAGCGTAAGTTTAAAATTAATGTAAAAGGGATTTCCCAGGTTATCGTCAATCTTATCGTTGATTCCTTCGATAAAATTGATAAGATTCAGGAGTATGTGGACAAAGTAAGCCCTGAAGAGTTGTATCATTATCGCTTTAAGTTTTCGCTGAAGGATGGGGGAGCTTTGGCCAGCTTCCTGGTGTTGGCAGTGATGATTTGGCTGATAGAAAACGGCATAATACTATAG